TAAAGATTGCTGTAGGTAAAACGGCAATTAATTTTAAACTCACCGATACATGCGGACTTACACCCCAAATTAATCATGAAGAAACGATAAGAAAGGGCATGGCTCAGACCATTGGTTTTATGAGAAGTGCTGATTTCATCTTACATATTGTTGATTTATCTATAATTACAGACGAATATATGAATAACGTTAACAATATTGACCGGGATCTATATTGTTACGGAGTTTCTCGCCATAATTACTTACTACTGGCCAACAAATTTGACATACAATCAGCAAGAAATAACGTATCGCGTCTTACAACAGCATTTCCACAAGCAAATATTATTCCCATATCAGCTCTGCAAAATCAAGGTTTTAAAGAGGTGAAAGCTTATGTTGCCCGCAATATTTGAATTTTCGGCTACAACTTTATCAGTTTTCTTTTGTGCAATTGCTATAAAGCTTGCGGACGATTACCTTGATCGCGATCTCGATACTCTCACTGGACGTAAGAATTGGGCCCATTTTTTAGAGAATGGAACCATGTTTTATGCAATGTTAATGCTGATTATCGCTTCCGGGCTTAACCCGTTAATCAGCATGCCCTTATTTCTCAGCAGCTATATCATTGGCATGTTTAACGATTTAAAACAAGTATTCCCTAGTAAATTATCGGGATGGCAAGAATCACTGCTCATTTTAATCATTGGAATTATCATATTCAAATGGGAACATATGCTGTTTTCCTTACTATTTATAATTGCCGTTCAACTAATTGACGACTGCATTGATTATAAGATAGACACAATGGCTGGTCACCGCAATTTTGCTCACAAGTTTGGAATAATAGAAAGTCTTTTAATTGCTGGTTTAGCAATACTTTCTGCCGCATGGCTAAATGAAAGAATCTTTGCACCCGTTCTCTGTGGAACAATCTTGTTTTATCTTGGATTGTTTTACAAGGAGGCAACAAGATGATTATCTCGGGCTTATGCTTAGTTATTGGCCTACTAATAGGTTATGTGTATGGTAAACATACAGGCTTATTAATTGGGCGAACAGAGGGTAACGCTGAAATGTCATTACTACTTCGGCAGCAATCTTTGGAGCATGGCTACTGCGTGCTCTGTGCCACATCAGCATGTATAAACAAAGAAATCTCTAGTCATAATAGGCTAGAGGGGGAATAGTGGTGGAAAATTCCAGAATAGAGCGCAAACAGAAATCATTTCAGTTGCTTTATAAAAAAGGAGCCTCGATTTTAATAGGTGTAGTTTTGTTTGGCAGTCTACTAATGACTTGGTATTTAAATTATAAATTGACTTTTACTATTCTAGCCGTTATTATTTTTTTTGGTATACTTTGCATTAAACCAAGTCTATATAAGAACTACTTGCCCGGCTTAAATTCTTCTAATCTTGCAGTTCGCTTCTTATCGTCTATTTTATATGTACTAATCGTAATTGCAATAGTAAGTCAAGTAGGATTGATTGTGAACTAAAAATGCTAACTAATGAGGCTAAAAAAGCCTCTATTTTTAATTAAATTATCATAACTAAAGGAATCCTATAGCCCAATCACCAAATAATGATAAAAAGGAGTGATCGCAAGTGATGATTTATGGGGAAGTTAGTGGCATCCGAAAAAGTTTACTTGAGAAGATTGAAAAACTCTATGACTTTAGCCTTCCAATAGGACAAGTATTCAGTGAAGAGCTAGCTACTGCTATGTTAGAATTCAGTTTAATAATAAATCGTGAAATTGCAGTTTATCTTAATCGGCGTGGCAAGGTTACTCATGTAGCTATAGGCGACATCAGGACGGTAAACTTACCTTCACTTGATAGCCGGAGGTCAGAGAACCGTCTCAGTGGAATTCGGTGCATCCATACACATCCAGGCGGAGATAGCCGTTTAAGCAGTGTCGATCTCTCCGCCCTAAGAACCATGCGATTTGATCTTATGGCTGCAATAAGCACTACATCGACCGATGAACCTCAAGTCAGCTTTGGTTTTATTAGTGATATTGCAATTGAAAACCAATCACTTTTAACACAAACAGTAGGCCCATTAACACTCATAGAGTTTATCAATTTAGATTTTAGCTATTTAACAAGCCAGATTGATCGATTGTTGGAAAACTCGAGTAAGTCAAAAAGTTTAGAAGAAACAGAGCGAGCTATTTTAGTTGGCTTAGAACAAGCTGGAAAGTGGGATATTACTGATTCACTTGATGAATTAGGCCAGTTAGCCGAAACTGCTGGAGCTGAAGTGGTGGCTAGAATATGGCAAAAGAAAGATCGCCCTGACGCAGCATTATTCATAGGGAAAGGCAAAGTTCAAGAAATATCACTGCTTAGACAAGAACACCAAGCAAACGTGATTATTTTTGATGATGAGCTTTCACCTTCTCAACAGCGTAACTTAGAACAAACGCTTGGTGTGAAGATTATTGACCGAACTTCACTGATCTTAGATATCTTTGCTCAAAGAGCAAAGTCTCATGAAGGTAAGCTTCAAGTCGAACTTGCTCAACTTCGCTACAACTTACCGCGTATAGGAGGCCAGGGATTAATTTTATCACGCTTAGGTGGAGGCATAGGCACACGCGGTCCTGGTGAAACCAAGCTCGAAGTTGATAAAAGACGTATTCGGGCAAGAATCAGTGATATTGATGATCAAATTGACAACATCAAAAAACATCGACAGCTTCATCGCGAAAACAGAGTCGCTGCCAAAATTCCGACCATTGCATTAGTGGGTTACACAAACGCTGGTAAATCAACTTTATTGAACAAGCTGACTGCTGCCGATGTACTTGCAGAAGATAAATTATTCGCTACGCTAGATCCTACCACTCGGCGCACAACACTGCCTAATGGTCTTGAAATATTACTAACAGATACTGTTGGTTTTATTCAGAAATTACCCCATCAGCTAATTTCTGCCTTCCGCGCGACATTAGAAGAAGTCGTGCATTCAGATGTACTGCTTCATGTGGTCGATGCAAGCCATCCAAACTACCAACAGCAAATGGATGCAGTTTTTAATGTTTTACGTGAGTTGAAAACAGATACAAAGCCTACGCTTTTAGTTTATAACAAATATGACAAATTAGATAACAGCCAATTACCTCGTTTGTTACGTGATCAAAATAGTATTGCCATTTCGGCTATTGAAGGTACTGGAATTGACAAGCTATTACAAATGATTGAAGGCCATTTAGAGCAGCAAACCGTTGACATGGAATTGCTTATCCCATATAATGACAGCGGCGCTTTGTCACGTCTGTACAATATAGCCACTATCAATTATAAAGATTACCGTGATGATGGTACATATTTAAAAGTATCAATACCTACAGACATGAAAAAGCATTACCTTGATTATCTAACAGGAGTTGAAGATTAATGTACCCGTTCTCTGAAACGATTCTTGAGACACGTGATAAGGCATTGCAAAAAGCTCGTGAAATGTTTCAAGAAATCGACGAGATTTCTGAAAGAAATACACTTAAAGTTTTGGAGTGCTTCCGTAAGCACCAGGTGTCTGATTATCATTTCCGCACTACTTCGGGCTATGCTTATAACGATGCTGGCAGAGAAAAGCTTGAAGCTGTCTGGGCAGATATATGTGGTACAGAAAAAGCGCTTGTTCGCACACAATTTGTTTCTGGCACACATGCCCTTGCTACCGTACTTTTTGGGATTCTAAGACCTGGCGACGAATTGCTGTCTATCACAGGTGCCCCCTATGACACGATGCAGTCAGTAATAGGGTATGCTCACGAATCCATTGGATCGCTAAAAGAATTCGGGATCACTTATTCGGAATTGCCAATGCTTAATAATACTATCGATTGGACTAGCATAAAAACAGCAATAAAGCCGACCACAAAAATGGTTTTGATTCAGCGTTCACGTGGCTATAGCATGCGCTCACCACTCACAATTGCTGAAATTAGTAAAGCTTGCTCCGAAATAAAGCAGATTAAACCTGACTGCATCTGCTTTGTTGATAATTGTTATGGTGAGTTTGTCGATATCCAAGAACCAACTGCTGCTGGTGCTGATATTATAGCTGGCTCTTTGATAAAAAACCCAGGTGGAGGTATTGCTCCTACAGGCGGATATATTGCTGGTAAAGCGCCACTGGTAGACCTGGCAGCTTACCGATTAACAGCTCCAGGTATAGGAAGTGAGGTAGGAGCCTCACTTGTTGATAATCGCTTATTATATCAAGGATTATTCATGGCACCTCACATTACAGCTCAAGCTCTCAAGGGAGCTATATTCTCGGCAGCTTTTTTTTCTTTGCTTGGCTACAATACACTTCCCGCCGTTCAAGATAAACGTAGTGATATTATTCAAGCAATCGAATTAGGAACCGCTGAAAAAATGATTGCATTCTGCCAAGGATTGCAAAAATATTCCCCCGTGGACGCTCACGTACGTCCAGAGCCTAGCTATATGCCAGGCTATAGCGATCCAGTTATCATGGCAGGAGGAACATTTGTACAAGGTTCGTCAATCGAATTAAGCGCAGATGGTCCATTACGGCATCCTTATTCAGTTTATCTCCAAGGTGGACTTACTTTTGAACACTCTGTCATTGCAATTATGGGTGCCGCTCAGGAAATTGAAGTATCTAATAAGAAAAATTAAGAAAAATAGTGATATTTGCCAAATCAACAAGGAAAACATTAAATAGTGTCGAATAGTGAAGGTGTTATAAAATAAAGTAATGGTGGTGCAAGTGGAATATTTTGTTATTTGTTTTTTAACTATATCGGGAAGCACGTTTATTCTATACAAACTTGCCAATGTATTAGGGCTAAGTTTACATTATAAGCCACTTATTTTGTGTGCGATTTGTGCTATAGTGATCAGCGTTGCCTTACCGTTATTATTTGCTAACTATTCTGGCTTAAATATGACTGTGTTTTTTTTATTTGCTTCATCTTTTCTTTTTGCTTATTTCATATCACGTTTTAATGAATTGCAATCATTTAATAAATCCAACCAAATAAAGCCACCAGAAATATTAGCAAATTCACTGGTTATAGGTCTTGAAACCGCAGAAAACTATAGTCTTATAGAACAAGCTGATACTATAGAACAAGCTGATACTATAGAACAAGCTGATACTATAGAACAAGCTGATACTATAGAACAAGCTGATACTATAGAACAAGCTGATACTATAGAACAAGCTGATACTATAGAACAAGCTGATACTATAGAACAAGCTGATACTATAGAACAAGCTGATACTATAGAACAAGCTGATACTATAGAACAAGCTGATAATACCATAGAGAAAGCCGCGATTAATACAAGTCAATCTGTTACAAAGGAAAATATAATGCAATTGAAACAAGCTGATGACCGAATTATATCAGTAAATATCCAACCTCAAGATATTGCAACTTATGATACTCCTTTTGAATCACTCGATAGTTTATTGGATTGTGCCTATATGCAAAAAGAGCAGCAGAATTTTACTCAAGCACTGAATACACTGCGACGTGCCTTAGAGCTATATTCAGATAATGATTATGCGCCTTTTATCATAATAGAAATTAGCAACATCTTAAAAAACAAAGGTGCGTATGATGAGGCAATTCGTATTTATGCCCACGGACATAGCCTAACCGTTGTTCAAAAAGACAATCAATTGCGACAAGAGTTTGTAAATACAATTGCTTACTTTCGAATACTAAAGAATATATTACTTAGCCATGGCATTGGACTTATACCATTTGAGCAAATCCCACTATCAATTCGTGAAGAAATCGATAACGAGTTTCTAGATTGGCGTTTAGCTACGAAATGACTAATTAGGAGGATAAATAATGAAAAAAAGCGTAGAAATTCTCGGTCTACCGATCATTAGTTTAAGTGAAGGTAGAGAACTTGGAAACAGCAGATTCTTAGTAATCAACCCTGATCAAGGAGTTGTAGCAGCTTTAGTTGTTGAAGATGAAAAATGGTATAAGGGTCCCAAATTACTTCCATTCTCAGCAGTTACTGCAATAGGTGAATATGCGATAACCATCAATAGTAGTTCCGATATACTGCCGATTGCAGAAGCCAGTGACTTGGAGAAACTTTTGGACACTAATATTAAAGTAATTGGTACAAAAGTAATAACAAAATCCGGTAGAATCCAAGGAAAGATTACTGAAATTATCATTGATGATGCGGGACTGATTTCTCTCTGCGAGTTAGAGGATGCAACTGGTGCAACCATTGAAATACCTGCTTCAAGCGTCTTTACTTATGGTAAAGATGTTACTATTATTGCTGACAATGGTGAGAAAATCGATATCAAACTTCCAAAGGCTTCTGAGCCTAAAGTAGAAATTCCTGCTCAACCGGTAATACCAGTAACACCAGCAGCGCCACCCGCTGTACCACAAGAACCGACTCCAGTTCCAGTAGCTCAGCCAACAGCGAATGAAAAGCCTGAAGCTAATGAAGAATCCTCAAAAAAGTTTGATGATAGACATCGCAAATATTTGCTGGGAAAAAAAGCCAGCCGTCGCATTGAAACTGAGAATGGAGTTGTTATTGTAGATCAAGGAGCAGAAATTACTGAAGAAGTACTACAAAAAGCTAAATTAGCTGGCAAATTTGTAGAACTATCAATGAATATACAATGATTAATAGTCCCCGCTTTAGGCGGGGACTTACGTATATATTGCTCCATAAGCTAATAATTGTTTAGTTCCATAATTGGTCTCATTTTTATTAGTTAAGAGAGGATGCCTGCCGTGAAAACCGTAATACCAAAACGTACAACTAACTTAATAGCTTTTTCTATTATAATTATATTATTCAGTTGCATTGGAATTATTAGTGCTAACTTTGCGTTTATGGTTACCGATAAAATATACCAAGGTGTTTTTATTGGTGGTTTATCTGCTGGTGGATTATCGGTTGATGAAGCGAAAGAAAAAGTAACCACGACCTACCAAACTAAATTAAAAGACAAGCCTGTTCTCACAATTAAATACAACGGTATATCCTGGACTATCTGGCCGGAAGAAATTGATCTTGTACTTGATCCGTCTAGAACTGCTCTACAGGCATATGAAGTTGGACGTTCCGGGGCGTTAATTGAAAGGCTCCAGGAAAGATATCATTCCATTAACAGTGGGGTAAGCGTACCTTTTAGCGTCAATTACAATCAGGAAAAATTGACAAATCTGATCCAAAATATTGTGCAATCAATTAATAAAGAACCACAAAATGCAACAATATTAATTAATGGTTCATCTATTCAGATTATTCCAGAAACAAAAGGTCTTGCTGTAGATTTTACAGAGCTTCTCTTGTTGTGTGATAATAAAATTCACACAACAATACCTGACACGATTAATCTAGCTGTAGAAATTAAAGAACCAACAATTACGCAGCAAGATCTTCAGCATATCGATAGTATTATTTCTGTTTTCACTACCGAGTTCGATCCTAATAATGCGAATCGATCCCAAAATATTTATTTAGCAGCCAAAAGTCTTTCAGGATTTTTAGTGAAAAACAATGAAATCATATCATTTAATAAATTAGTTGGACCTCGAATAGAAGAGTATGGATTTAAGGAAGCACCAGTATTTATCGAAGGAAAAATTGTTCCAGATTGGGGAGGAGGTGTCTGTCAAGTAAGCAGCACTCTCTATAATGCAATTCTGCTTGCTGATTTAGAGGTTGAGGAAAGAACACCACATTTTCGTCCGCCTGCCTACGTACCTTTAGGCCGAGATGCTACAGTTGCAGATAATCTATTAGATTTTAAATTTAAGAATACTTTACCTAATCCCATTTTTATTACAGCCAAAATAGACGGATCCCAATTGACGATTTATGTATTAGGAAAGCATGACTCTAATGCGCCAGAAATTCAAATTGTAACCACTGATAGTAAAGTGATCGAGCCTAATACAATTATTAAACAAGACCCAAGTCTTGATTTAGGTAAAAGAGTTGTTGAAATCATTGGTCAAAAAGGAATTGAAATTACGACTCACCGTGTCAGAATGATCAACAATACAGAAATAAATCGTGAGTTTCTTGCCTTTGATGAATACAAACCTGAAGACCGAGTTGTTCGAGTAGGTACTAAAATTCCGGCTAATGGCAAATAATCATATAAACCTAAAATAAACCAACTGGCCGTGAATAGGCCAGTTGGTTTATTTTAGGTTTATATGCGGCGAAAAACTCCAATTACTTTACCGAGTATGGAAATATTTTTGGCAAATATCGGTTCCATTTGATCATTTTCAGGCTGCAAGCGTATTTGATCTTTTTCTTTAAAGAAACGTTTCACGGTAGCTTCCTCGTCGTTAAGCAAAGCAACAATGATATCATTGTTGTATGCTGTTGGCTGTTCACGAACTATAACATAGTCACCATCAAAAATCCCTGCATTAATCATACTATCCCCTTGGACAGAAAGCATAAAAATACTTTCAGCATTACCTACTAATTCAGTTGGAAAGGGATATACTTCTTCAACGTTTTCTACCGCCAAAATTGGCTGACCAGCTGTAACGCGACCAACTAGCGGAACTGCCGTTAATTCTTTTTGTCTCCATGGTGCCTCATCTAGAATTTCTATAGCTCTAGGCTTATCCGGATCACGTCTAATAAAACCCAATTCTTCAAGTTTCGATAAATGACTATGTACAGTAGAGCTCGAACTTAGTCCAACCGCTTCACCAATTTCACGCACAGAAGGAGGATATCCTTTAAGTCGTAGAGTGTCTTTAATGTAAGCAAGAATTTGCTTTTGTCTATTATTAAGTAACGAGTCCTTATGCACAGTCTCAGCTCCTAAGCGAATTATTACAATGATTAAATACATTATAGCAATAATTAGTAAATCTTGCAAACACTCGTTCGTCGGTCAAAATCCTAAAACATCTTATTTAGTGCATTGTTTTTAAATAAATTGCCTTGTTCGATATATCTACGTACCATCTTTTCAGATTTGTGACGCGTCTGCTGCATAATCGTACGTTCATCAACATCGTGCTGGGCGGCACTTGTTGCAAAACCACGCCTTAAACTGTGTCCAGCAAAATCTTCAGCCTTTAAACCTGCCATGGCTGCATATTTTTTAACAATTATTGCGACAGACTTATCACTTAAGCGCCGATCACGTACTTGCTTGTATTTATTTAAAGGGCGAAAGAGGGCACCTTGATTAAGAACAGCATGATCGATCCAATGCTTTAGCGCAACAACAGCACAGACCGTTGGATCAGAATTATAAGGGATAGCGACATATTCACCTTGACCTTCTTGATCCCCTTTAGAATGATGTACCAAAATAATGACTCCATCGCGAGTAAAGGAAAGATCTTCAATATCAATTTTTACAAGTTCTGATCGGCGGAACGCCCCCATAAAGCCAGTTAGCATGAGCGCTTTGTCTCGAATACCAGCAATATCAGAAGTATCAAAATAGGGAGAAAGATCCTGTAAATCTTCGAATAGAAGAGGGGACTTACCACGCTGAATAGTGCCTTTCTCACGCTTTATGGCGTCTAATGCATTTCGAACAAGCCCACCACGACAGGGATTATCATCTTCATAACCACCAGCTTTATGATTCTCAGAGATAGCACTAATTCGCCGTGAAACAGTGTTGGCTTTAGCGTTATCAGCCAAATCATTAATATAATTCACAATTGTTTCTGGTTCGGCCGGTAATGCCTGAAATCCAAGATGAGTACACCAATCATAAAAATCGAGCCAATCCGCTTCATAAGCCCGTAGTGTATTTTCAGCCTTAGATTTACGCATGCGTTTTTTACTTTTTTCAGAAAGTTTTTTATTGTTTTCAATAAAGTTGCTTTTGCGCAAAACAAAATCTTTATTATCCATAGTCTGATAAAACACCTCGCGTAACTGAATCATATTAAATGATTGCGTTTTAAGCCCTTAACTTCCGATAACTATAAATTATCGGAAGTAATGAAAAGTGAAATTTATTAATTAAATTCATTAACAATCATTGTTACTTTTCAATGCGCCGCGCGCAAGTTTATCGGCAAGCTCATTTCCCTCAATTCCTGTATGACCGGAAACCTTATTAAATTTGACTTTATGTAAATATTTACTTGCAAACTGTGCGTAGGCCTTGGTAAATTGATTATTTGTCTTCCATTTACCAGTTGCCCATTCAGAGATTCCAATATAATCATGATGAATAATAACGTAATCAACATCTTGTTCATCAGACCACTGCATTGCTTGAACAGCTGCTTCCAACTCACCAGCTACATTGTGAATGGCTGCGGCTTCAGTATCTTTTCCTAAACCACTGCCGGTATGAATAATTTGAGTTCCATCATAAACAACAAAAGCCCAGCTGTATTGCTTATTTACATAGCTTCCATCTACATAAATATCATAATAACGTCCTGGATATGTCGGGTCTGTATCATCAGTAGCACTTGAGCCAGAAAGCAACGCTCCTGACACATATTCCTGCACCTCTTGAAGAGAGGCAAATCCTTTATATAAAGCTCCAGGATATCCAATTACCTGCTTTTTGCATTCATCCCAAGTTTGATACACACCCGGAACTCGTCCGACTTTTACACCATAATATTTCTTTTTTATTACCATAGATCGATATATCCTCCTATTGCTTACATTGTCTCATATATTTCGACAGTAGTGAGCGTTTTATCCTTTAATGCAAATAACTATCATCAATCTTTCTTAACTTAGTATAAAATTTGACAAAAAACATAAATTAAGGACATATTAACTACGGAGGTGATAGTATGGGAAATTACAATCTCACTCAAAAGGAAAAATCATTTTTAGAAGATGCTTTGGAGATGGAAAATCTTTGCGTTACAAAATATAACGTATATGCAGACCAATGCCAGGATGCCGACTTAAAAAATATTATGTTCAACATTTCCAAAAATAAGCGCCAGCATATTAATAGAATCAAACAATTACTTGGAGACACAACTTCTTCTTATCATTAATTAATGATATTCTAAAAATTCACAGAAAATAAAACGAGGTGATCAAATGAAACCTACTAATCGTTATCCAAGAACCAGCAGCCAAAATCGATTGTCTGATCGTGATATGCTGTTTGATTTACTTAGTACTGAGAAACATATGTCACATATGTATGATCATGGTATCATGGAGTCGTCAAATACTGACGTCCGTTATACTTTTGAAGAGTTGCAACACGACGAGCATGAAAACGCCCAGGTTATTTTTAATGCAATGCAAGAACGCGGCTGGTACAATACTAATAAAAGAAGTAGAACACCTGATTCAAATTACTTACAAGTGGGGCGCTCTGGCCGATCTATAGCGAATAGTGAATATGCTGTTACTAGTGGATCGCAAAAATTCGGTTCTAGACTTAATAATAATATAAAGTATCGAAATAACGAAGGCCGTCGGGTTACTAATAATTCTTTTATATGACTTAATAAACTATTAACAAAAAGATGAATGATAAGGGGCATCGTCCCTTTCATTCATCTTTTTGTTAATATTAAAAAGAAACATTTAGAGCATCAAGAACATTGTGAATCCGGTTAAACATTGTAGCTTGTTCCGAACCTGCAAATAAAAGGCCCAATGCATAGTTATCCTCGGTTAAAATAATTGAGCCACTGTCCCCTGGCATACTCATCGGCCCAGCAAGAATCTGATCAGCAAATATTGCAGACTCTCGCTTACTGATATCTATTTTCATAGATACTCCGGTAGCCAATACAATACTATGAGTCACTCCAGAACTTCTGCCGCTTTTTTTTACTAACATACCGACATTTGCTTCTTTTATGCCGGCTATTGAACCAACTTCGAAAACTTCTGGAGTGATATTGGCTTCACTTTCAGGAACTGCAACAGCACAATCCACTAAGTTTATTTTTTCATTATTCCTAAGAACCTGTACCTGATACTGTGGTTTAAAGGTACTGATTATTTTATTTAGGATATCTTCAAATAAATTGGCTATTCGACATTCGGATCGATTCAGTTCATGATAGATGGGAATAAATTTCTTTAGCGAACCTATGTGATTATCGCCTTTTCCTATATTATCGAACGCCCCAGGCTGTAAAATTGCATCACCGATACAAGATCGCTCATCATTACCATTGGTCAAATTAGCAAGAACATGATTATTGGACAGAATTAAAGCTTCCCCGGTATTACGATCATGTACGACTGCACCGAAGGTTCCAGCTGATACTTTATAATGCCCAATGCTCACCCCCGGTTGTGCCGGCCGCAATATATTTTTACGATCAGAGTGAAAGGTGATATCACCTATTTCAATGACATCGGTCAGCATACCATCTATTTTAGGTGGTACAATGGCATTACGCCGGAGTTCATTTTTGCGGATTTTCTTCCTCACCAGTATAATAACAGCTTCCTGCTTTGTGTCCTCACCTCGAACCCACTTATTACCCTGACCTAAACCAACAACATTTTCCATGTCACAAAAATCATAAAACAGTGGATGCAGCTTGCTTTTGCTCATATATATATACCCCCAAGTACAGTCCTACTCATTCAAGAACATGGCATTATAGTTAGTTCCTGAATAAGTCTATACGGAGTTCATTTAAACGGAGTCAAATCCGCCTAAAATTACATCTCCCTTCATGATATGAGGATGTATATATAATCGTAACTATTACTTGCCAACCAATTTTTTTATTTCACTCAGCTTTTCTTTAGTCGCTTGTTCACCACGGCTAATCGATAGTGAAACATTATTAATATCTTTAAAATTGATGTCAAAGATAGATGGCCGGATGATGATGTCAGCATGTTGCTCTGATTTTAACAACGTAACCTCACGATTCATGATATCAATGCATTGGATGAGAATTTCCCCTACTGAGTGGATATCATAATTGGGTTGACCAGAATAACCGAGATCAACAGCAATAATGACATCAGCACCCATATGATCTAAAATATCTGTAGGTAAATTGTTCTTCACAGCTCCATCAACTAACGTCATTCCTCGATACTTTTTCGGAAAAAACACTCCAGGTATTGATATACTCGCTCTAACCGCATCAGTAATTAAAGCATTATGGTAATATCGTGCGTTTAGAATGCCTCTATTTCCTGGTAACGGAGTTGTAAAAAAGACAGTATCCGCAGAATTAATATCGACTGCTGTAATAGCTAGAGGAATAATTGTTTCGCGCATAGTTCGCTCCTGCCACAGACTACTCAGATAGCGTTCAATTTTATCTCCTTTTACGAGTCCATTAGGTAAGACTGACCAAAATCGAGACATTCCGCTTAATAACCATTTCATTCCGTGTTTAAAGAGATCTGACACTGTCATTTTTAAATCAACTAATTCTGAAGTCTTAATCTTCTTAGCAATGAGTTCCATTTGTTGAGGAGTAAATCCACAGGCATATAAGGCCGCAACAATAGCCCCAGCACTGGTACCTGATATATAGTCAATCGGTATACCGTTAGCTATTAAGCATTTTAGCACTCCGATATGAGTTAGACCACGAATTCCCCCGCCACTGAGTGCTACTCCGACTTTCGGCCTTTTTAAGCCCCAGGGTTTATCATTTATTCTAGTTAACACTCTTATCACCCCACATGCCCTCTATAATATGCTATGAGCTGACAAGTATATGCGGTGCATTCCTGATGCAATTAATAATCATTTTACTGAACTTAAAAATAAAAAACTGTTGAAAGCAACCTGGGCGGTGACTTTCAACAGTTTTTTATTCTTTTTGGGCTAAGATAATCATTCGCGGTGTTTCCATTCCATAAGGGCGTTCATCAAAGCCACCATACGTTGCAAGGACTTTTAGACCACAGTGATTAAGATTTGACATCATTTCAGCTAACGAATAAGCCCTGAGAGCGAATTCATATTGCTTCTTCTCCCCAGTAACTTG
This portion of the Sporomusaceae bacterium FL31 genome encodes:
- the ylbK_2 gene encoding putative NTE family protein YlbK; the protein is MIRVLTRINDKPWGLKRPKVGVALSGGGIRGLTHIGVLKCLIANGIPIDYISGTSAGAIVAALYACGFTPQQMELIAKKIKTSELVDLKMTVSDLFKHGMKWLLSGMSRFWSVLPNGLVKGDKIERYLSSLWQERTMRETIIPLAITAVDINSADTVFFTTPLPGNRGILNARYYHNALITDAVRASISIPGVFFPKKYRGMTLVDGAVKNNLPTDILDHMGADVIIAVDLGYSGQPNYDIHSVGEILIQCIDIMNREVTLLKSEQHADIIIRPSIFDINFKDINNVSLSISRGEQATKEKLSEIKKLVGK
- a CDS encoding spore coat protein, whose amino-acid sequence is MKPTNRYPRTSSQNRLSDRDMLFDLLSTEKHMSHMYDHGIMESSNTDVRYTFEELQHDEHENAQVIFNAMQERGWYNTNKRSRTPDSNYLQVGRSGRSIANSEYAVTSGSQKFGSRLNNNIKYRNNEGRRVTNNSFI
- a CDS encoding putative tyrosine recombinase; translation: MIQLREVFYQTMDNKDFVLRKSNFIENNKKLSEKSKKRMRKSKAENTLRAYEADWLDFYDWCTHLGFQALPAEPETIVNYINDLADNAKANTVSRRISAISENHKAGGYEDDNPCRGGLVRNALDAIKREKGTIQRGKSPLLFEDLQDLSPYFDTSDIAGIRDKALMLTGFMGAFRRSELVKIDIEDLSFTRDGVIILVHHSKGDQEGQGEYVAIPYNSDPTVCAVVALKHWIDHAVLNQGALFRPLNKYKQVRDRRLSDKSVAIIVKKYAAMAGLKAEDFAGHSLRRGFATSAAQHDVDERTIMQQTRHKSEKMVRRYIEQGNLFKNNALNKMF
- a CDS encoding RNase H; protein product: MVIKKKYYGVKVGRVPGVYQTWDECKKQVIGYPGALYKGFASLQEVQEYVSGALLSGSSATDDTDPTYPGRYYDIYVDGSYVNKQYSWAFVVYDGTQIIHTGSGLGKDTEAAAIHNVAGELEAAVQAMQWSDEQDVDYVIIHHDYIGISEWATGKWKTNNQFTKAYAQFASKYLHKVKFNKVSGHTGIEGNELADKLARGALKSNNDC